The DNA region TGCATAGCGTATAAGATTTCTCTTTCGCTCCGGCACTCTATCCCACCCTTGCTCTATCGAAATGACATTTTTTGATTTTTTATCATCTACTCACTCCCCATCACCTTCATCAATTCCTCAATAAATAAAATTGCGGCCCTTTTACGGTAAACACCTTTTTGCCAAAGGATGTATGATTGCCGTTTGATCTCTTTTGATTCGATGGGTATGGCGATCACTTTATTCCAGCCTATTATCGCTTTTTCGTTCAGGATAGTTGCCCAATGCCCGTTCTCAACCAAAGCCAGCAATGAATGCACATCATTCAGCTCTATTTTGATATTAGGCACTATTTTTTTGCGATTAAAAAGCTCGTTGATAAACTCGCGCGAGCTGAAACCTTTGCCCGGTAAAATAAGATCCTGCTTAGCCAGTTCTCCGAGACTTATTTTGTTAAGTTTAGCCAGGGGATTATTTTTTGAAACTACCATTACCACGCTCGAGCTAAACAGCTCCTGCATTTCCAGGTCTTCGTCATCGCTTTCGTTGTGAAACGCCAGGATCATGTCCAGCTCGGCCAGGCGAAGCTTCTTTTCCAGTTCTTCGGGGTTACCGTAGCTGATAAAGATCTTAATGCCTGGATATTTGGTGCTGAACGGGGCCAGCGCCGGTAGTAACAAGGAGGTAAAAGCATATGAAACGCCAAGGTTCAGTTCGCCCGTAGTTGCGTTCTGCAATTCGCTTATGGCTTGCCTGCTCCGTTGTACATCGTTAAGGATTTTGCGGGCATGGGTTAAGAATATATGCCCGGCTTCGGTAATGCGTACGTGCTTGCCTATCCTATCGAACAATAGCATCCCCAGTTCCTCTTCCAGTTGTTTGATTTGTTGTGATAACGTGCTTTGTGTAATAAACACAGCGGCTGCAGCCTCAGTGAAGTTCATGGTTTCGGCAGCCTTAACAAAGTACTGCAATTGACGCAATTCCATAATTAATCGTTTTTACCTATCAATTCTATTAAAACAATCTATTTTACAAATGTATTGATATGGGCGATATTTGCAGCATAAAACAATTCAACAGTCTTGCATTAAGTACTCCCCTGAATTTGCTTTTGTTATGAATTGAACAATGAATGTGTTTCGCTCTTTAAAGTACCGTAATTTTAAGCTGTTTTTTTACGGTCAGTCAATATCCCTCATTGGCACATGGATGCAAAAAACAGCAGTGAGCTGGCTGGTTTATCGCCTCACCGGCTCAGCCCTTTTATTAGGAATAGTAAGTTTTGTAAGCCTGATCCCTTCACTGATCCTGGCTCCTTACGCAGGCAGCATTGTCGACAGGCATAACCGTTACCGCATTTTAGTTATTACCCAGGTAGTATCTATGCTGCAGGCCGGCGCCTTTGCGTTCATGATCTTTTTCAAGATCTATAATATTCCCGCTATCATTGGCCTTAGCCTGTTGCAGGGTATTGTAAACGCCTTTGACGTTACCTGTCGCCAATCATTAATGGTGGATATGGTTGATGACAAGGCCGATCTGCCTAATGCCATCGCCTTAAACTCAACCATGACCAATCTGGCACGTATTGCAGGCCCGGCAATTGCAGGTATCGTATTAAGTGCTTTTGGTGAGGATGTTTGTTTCTTCGGCAACTTTTTGAGCTATATCCCTGTGCTCACCTGTTTATTTATGATGAAGCTAAACACCATAGTGCCTGTCCGTTCAGAAAAAAGCATCTGGACAGAATTGCAGGAAGGTTTCAGATACGTATCTGGCGACAGCGACCTGAGCAGCATGATCCTGATGCTTACTGCAAGCAGTTTGTTTGTGATACCATTTAATACACTGATGCCAATATTCGCCAAAGATCTTTTTAACGGCGATGCAAAAACCTTCAGCTGGTTTGAGAGCGCAGCTGGTTTAGGCTCAGTAATTAGTGCTGTATATCTGGCTAACCTGAAGAGTGATAAAAACCTTGTAAAGATCATGTCGATAGCAAGTCTTATTTTTGGTACAAGCGTGCTGATGGTGGCCTATGCAGGCAAACTACCTTTTGCTTTAATATTTATGGTATTTACCGGCGTTGGTATGATGGCGCAAACATCGGCCATCAACACCTATATCCAAACCCATGCTATCCCCGCTATGCGGGCAAGGGCCATCAGCTATTATGTGATGGCTTACCAGGGCATGATTCCGGTAGGCAGTTTGATGGCCGGTTGGTTGGCCAATGAACTTGGGCCGCGCAGGGCTG from Mucilaginibacter sp. SJ includes:
- a CDS encoding LysR substrate-binding domain-containing protein, with the translated sequence MELRQLQYFVKAAETMNFTEAAAAVFITQSTLSQQIKQLEEELGMLLFDRIGKHVRITEAGHIFLTHARKILNDVQRSRQAISELQNATTGELNLGVSYAFTSLLLPALAPFSTKYPGIKIFISYGNPEELEKKLRLAELDMILAFHNESDDEDLEMQELFSSSVVMVVSKNNPLAKLNKISLGELAKQDLILPGKGFSSREFINELFNRKKIVPNIKIELNDVHSLLALVENGHWATILNEKAIIGWNKVIAIPIESKEIKRQSYILWQKGVYRKRAAILFIEELMKVMGSE
- a CDS encoding MFS transporter: MNVFRSLKYRNFKLFFYGQSISLIGTWMQKTAVSWLVYRLTGSALLLGIVSFVSLIPSLILAPYAGSIVDRHNRYRILVITQVVSMLQAGAFAFMIFFKIYNIPAIIGLSLLQGIVNAFDVTCRQSLMVDMVDDKADLPNAIALNSTMTNLARIAGPAIAGIVLSAFGEDVCFFGNFLSYIPVLTCLFMMKLNTIVPVRSEKSIWTELQEGFRYVSGDSDLSSMILMLTASSLFVIPFNTLMPIFAKDLFNGDAKTFSWFESAAGLGSVISAVYLANLKSDKNLVKIMSIASLIFGTSVLMVAYAGKLPFALIFMVFTGVGMMAQTSAINTYIQTHAIPAMRARAISYYVMAYQGMIPVGSLMAGWLANELGPRRAVCIEGIIGVLATALFVLYKRRQAAGEAVEGKAMFVK